Proteins encoded in a region of the Salvelinus fontinalis isolate EN_2023a chromosome 17, ASM2944872v1, whole genome shotgun sequence genome:
- the LOC129814334 gene encoding DET1- and DDB1-associated protein 1-like gives MDKAEFLKGLPVYNKSNFSRFHADSVCKASNRRPSVYLPTREYPSEQIIVTEKTNILLRYLHQQWDKKNAAKKREQEQAEGENTAPPRKIARTDSRELNEDS, from the exons ATGGATAAG GCAGAGTTTTTAAAAGGACTACCTGTCTACAACAAAAGCAATTTCAGCAGATTTCATGCAGACTCAGTCTGCAAAGCGTCA AACCGGCGTCCCTCTGTGTATCTCCCAACTCGGGAGTATCCATCAGAACAGA TCATTGTCACAGAGAAGACAAATATCCTACTGAGATATCTTCACCAACAGTGGGACAAAAAG AATGCGGCCAAAAAGCGGGAGCAGGAGCAAGCTGAGGGGGAGAACACTGCACCCCCGCGGAAAATTGCCAGAACCGACAGTCGGGAATTAAATGAGGACTCATAG
- the LOC129814335 gene encoding protein ABHD8-like translates to MLTSITDGILCCLTGKAASLVMPVESSEPADTFEFVEVKPGRVLRVRHIIPERQSSVVTEEDQVKEPEQEKGSGSNNSSSVHCKRKITVYRNGQLVIENLGDVLHSQILQCQDGDLEPCSTVEVELADYKEVPTSPEPKPTPPLPTVGDQKPAAPPRWRHRKPKRTLLIDSEREISSCKGTHSDVALFFVHGVGGSLDIWGSQLDFFSRLGYEVIAPDLAGHGASTAPHITAAYTFFALAEDMRAIFKKYARKRNILVGHSYGVSFCTFLAHEYPDQVHKVVMINGGGPTALEPSLCSIFQLPSCVLHCLSPCLAWSFLKAGFAHQGAKEKQLLKQGNAFNVNPFVLRAMMSGQYWPEGDEVYHAELTVPILLVHGMYDKFVPMDEDQRMAEILLFAFLKVIEEGSHMVMMECPDTVNTLLHEFFLWEPDMSKKDTVKTDPDKTVTVNGVVVQTPKPNKPMDK, encoded by the exons ATGCTGACCAGCATTACAGACGGGATCCTGTGCTGTCTGACTGGGAAAGCTGCCAGTCTAGTGATGCCCGTCGAGTCCTCCGAGCCAGCTGACACCTTTGAGTTTGTGGAGGTGAAGCCCGGGAGAGTCCTAAGGGTTCGCCACATCATCCCTGAGCGCCAGTCATCGGTGGTAACGGAGGAGGACCAGGTAAAGGAGCCAGAGCAGGAGAAGGGCAGTGgaagcaacaacagcagcagtgTGCACTGCAAGCGCAAGATCACTGTCTACCGCAACGGCCAGCTAGTCATTGAGAACCTGGGTGACGTGCTGCACTCGCAGATCCTCCAGTGCCAGGATGGAGACCTAGAGCCCTGTAGCACCGTGGAGGTGGAACTGGCCGACTATAAGGAAGTGCCCACCTCCCCCGAACCCAAACCCACGCCTCCCCTACCCACGGTCGGGGATCAGAAACCCGCGGCGCCTCCTCGCTGGCGCCATCGCAAGCCTAAGCGCACATTGTTGATTGACTCGGAGAGGGAGATCTCCAGCTGCAAGGGGACGCACTCGGATGTGGCGCTCTTTTTCGTACATGGTGTAGGCGGCTCGCTGGACATCTGGGGCAGCCAGCTGGACTTCTTCTCGCGGCTGGGGTATGAGGTCATCGCCCCTGACCTGGCGGGCCACGGAGCCAGCACAGCACCCCACATCACGGCGGCCTACACCTTCTTTGCCCTGGCAGAGGACATGCGTGCCATCTTCAAGAAATACGCCCGTAAACGCAACATCCTAGTCGGGCACTCCTATGG GGTATCGTTCTGTACCTTCCTGGCACATGAGTATCCAGACCAGGTTCACAAGGTGGTGATGATCAATGGAGGGGGGCCCACAGCTCTGGAGCCCAGCCTCTGTTCCATCTTCCAGCTGCCTTCCTGTGTGCTGCACtgcctctccccctgtctggccTGGAGCTTTCTCAA GGCTGGGTTTGCCCATCAGGGAGCCAAAGAGAAGCAGCTGCTGAAGCAGGGCAATGCCTTCAATGTGAATCCATTTGTGCTGCGAGCCATGATGAGCGGGCAGTATTGGCCTGAGGGGGATGAGGTGTACCATGCTGAGCTTACTGTGCCCATCCTGTTGGTGCACGGCATGTACGACAAGTTTGTGCCTATGGATGAGGACCAACGCATGGCAGAG ATCCTTCTGTTTGCATTCCTGAAAGTCATTGAGGAGGGCAGTCACATGGTGATGATGGAGTGCCCTGACACAGTCAACACCCTCCTGCACGAGTTTTTCCTATGGGAGCCCGACATGTCCAAAAAGGACACAGTTAAGACTGATCCTGACAAGACTGTTACGGTCAATGGCGTTGTCGTCCAGACACCAAAACCAAACAAGCCCATGGACAAATAA